One genomic window of Centroberyx gerrardi isolate f3 chromosome 15, fCenGer3.hap1.cur.20231027, whole genome shotgun sequence includes the following:
- the b3gnt2b gene encoding N-acetyllactosaminide beta-1,3-N-acetylglucosaminyltransferase 2: MALLRMRLKVLVTVMMVNLFIFILISRQGNQDKNGRNKVRVPNKPFWSKLVPNQAYWNRQQQILDLQHNPILIANYSSADMPDWLNGTSLTSDPCQPDLRVTTQVKDYNSLPGRFKDFLLYMRCRSYPLLVDQPHICKDPPYLLLAVKSLAPHFDRRQAIRQSWGRAGVLANRTVVTVFLLGNATAVDHHPDLSGMLRYESARHKDIVQWDYRDSFFNLTVKEVLFLEWIQTRCPGARYIFKGDDDVFVNTFRILDFLRGLSGPKARDLFVGDVITNAGPHRDKKVKYFIPESMYVGMYPPYAGGGGYLYSGDIAARLQNISQRVTLYPIDDVYTGMCLRKLGLAPGKHKGFRTFDIEEKYRSNPCAYKSLMLVHPRTPQEMIQIWAWLSDPDLNCQ; encoded by the coding sequence ATGGCGCTGCTGCGGATGAGGCTGAAGGTTCTGGTGACGGTGATGATGGTCaacctcttcatcttcatcctcatctcccGGCAGGGAAACCAGGACAAAAACGGGCGCAACAAGGTCCGCGTCCCAAACAAACCCTTCTGGTCCAAACTGGTTCCCAACCAGGCCTACTGGAACCGCCAGCAGCAGATTCTGGATCTCCAGCACAATCCCATCCTGATCGCTAACTACAGCTCCGCCGACATGCCTGATTGGCTTAACGGCACgagtttgacctctgacccctgccaGCCTGACCTCAGGGTTACCACACAGGTGAAAGACTACAACTCCCTACCAGGCCGCTTCAAGGACTTCCTGCTTTACATGCGCTGCCGCTCCTACCCGCTTTTGGTGGATCAGCCTCATATCTGTAAGGATCCGCCTTACCTGCTGCTGGCCGTCAAATCCCTCGCTCCGCACTTCGACCGCCGCCAGGCCATCCGTCAGTCCTGGGGACGGGCGGGTGTTCTGGCCAACCGGACGGTGGTGACCGTTTTCCTGCTCGGTAACGCCACAGCGGTGGACCACCACCCGGATCTGTCCGGGATGCTGCGCTACGAGAGCGCCCGCCACAAGGACATCGTCCAGTGGGACTACCGGGATTCGTTCTTCAACCTGACCGTCAAAGAAGTGCTCTTCCTGGAGTGGATACAGACCCGCTGCCCCGGCGCTCGCTACATCTTCAAAGGCGACGACGACGTCTTCGTCAACACCTTCCGCATCCTGGACTTCCTCCGCGGCCTCTCGGGGCCCAAAGCCAGGGATTTGTTTGTGGGTGACGTGATCACCAACGCGGGGCCGCACCGCGACAAGAAGGTCAAGTACTTCATCCCAGAGAGCATGTATGTGGGGATGTACCCTCCGTACGCAGGGGGCGGCGGGTACCTTTACTCCGGAGACATAGCTGCTCGTCTACAAAATATATCGCAGCGCGTGACGCTCTACCCCATAGATGACGTCTACACAGGCATGTGCCTTAGGAAGCTAGGGCTGGCCCCCGGAAAACACAAGGGCTTCAGGACTTTTGACATAGAGGAGAAGTATCGGTCGAACCCCTGCGCCTACAAGAGCTTGATGCTCGTTCACCCCAGGACGCCGCAGGAGATGATCCAGATCTGGGCCTGGCTCAGCGACCCTGATCTGAACTGCCAGTAA